A genomic region of Brevibacillus sp. JNUCC-41 contains the following coding sequences:
- a CDS encoding anti-sigma factor domain-containing protein: MKKGVILSVNKRYVTLLTPEGEFLKTKRQERVYEVGEEITFSPANQRFTLAFSNFHSSFKKTALLSIASTFLILFSILPSYFSGHVSAYMTIDVNPSIELELDDDLEVLELTGLNEDGKLVIDHLKDWKGKNIKTVTNRIVETTKQLGYMKGNKQIVVSTTLLEKNKELDKHLKKEIKEISEQDNVSDTRMKVIQATKSDRKQAREQGISTGRYLEKKLNEDKGKVKVNKRESAPAPDKKIEEKVVIPKEKGVTLGTENKSDGEKKKENDAIEIKKKPANEAKPTERKGPGTQFTKTKEQTEQVDTIGKRNAINVYKEKSNKSKGKSDSDHSNQSKNKQKNDKSNKKFDVKKVPSAKEKNNNDQKRHDRHDNQDKQKNQDKQNNQGKQNNQGKQNKQVRQDTHGKQYNHHDKQQNKQDKNDWDKSKWGKGNNGNGNGHNE; the protein is encoded by the coding sequence ATGAAAAAAGGAGTTATTCTTTCAGTTAATAAGCGATATGTAACCCTATTGACCCCCGAGGGTGAATTTCTGAAAACCAAAAGGCAGGAACGGGTATATGAAGTGGGCGAGGAAATCACTTTTTCACCTGCTAACCAAAGGTTCACTTTAGCTTTTTCAAATTTTCATTCATCTTTCAAAAAAACGGCTCTGCTAAGCATTGCCTCTACTTTCTTGATACTCTTTTCTATTCTTCCTTCTTATTTTTCCGGTCATGTGTCGGCATATATGACGATAGATGTGAATCCAAGCATTGAATTGGAGCTTGACGATGATTTAGAAGTTCTCGAACTTACCGGTTTAAATGAAGACGGCAAGCTTGTGATTGATCATCTAAAGGACTGGAAAGGCAAGAATATAAAGACTGTTACAAATCGGATCGTTGAAACGACGAAGCAACTTGGGTATATGAAAGGAAATAAACAAATAGTCGTTTCCACAACGTTATTGGAAAAAAATAAAGAACTGGATAAGCATTTAAAAAAAGAAATAAAAGAAATATCTGAGCAGGATAATGTTTCTGATACAAGAATGAAAGTGATCCAGGCAACAAAAAGCGATCGGAAGCAAGCAAGGGAACAAGGCATATCCACGGGTAGATATCTCGAAAAGAAGTTGAATGAAGATAAAGGAAAGGTAAAAGTCAATAAGAGGGAGTCTGCTCCAGCACCGGATAAAAAAATAGAGGAAAAAGTTGTTATTCCGAAAGAGAAGGGCGTAACGCTGGGTACGGAAAACAAATCGGATGGGGAAAAGAAAAAAGAGAATGATGCAATTGAAATAAAGAAAAAGCCAGCCAATGAAGCCAAACCGACTGAAAGGAAAGGACCGGGAACACAATTTACCAAAACTAAGGAACAAACTGAACAGGTAGATACAATTGGAAAACGGAATGCCATAAATGTATACAAGGAAAAAAGCAACAAGTCAAAAGGAAAATCGGATAGCGATCACAGCAACCAATCAAAGAACAAGCAGAAAAATGATAAGAGTAATAAAAAGTTCGATGTGAAAAAAGTTCCATCAGCCAAAGAAAAGAATAATAACGATCAAAAAAGGCACGACAGGCATGATAATCAGGACAAGCAGAAAAACCAGGACAAGCAGAATAACCAGGGCAAGCAGAATAACCAGGGCAAGCAGAATAAACAGGTTAGGCAGGATACACATGGTAAGCAATATAACCACCATGATAAGCAGCAAAATAAACAAGATAAGAATGATTGGGACAAGTCGAAATGGGGTAAAGGCAATAATGGAAACGGAAATGGACATAATGAATAA
- a CDS encoding alpha/beta-type small acid-soluble spore protein: protein MANSSNNLLVPGIEQALEQIKYEIASEFGVQLGSDTSARANGSVGGEITKRLVQQAQSQLKGQ from the coding sequence ATGGCTAACAGCAGTAACAACCTTCTTGTTCCTGGAATCGAACAAGCATTAGAACAAATCAAATATGAAATTGCATCTGAATTCGGTGTACAATTAGGTTCCGATACTTCAGCACGTGCCAATGGTTCAGTTGGCGGAGAAATCACGAAACGTCTTGTACAACAAGCACAATCTCAACTTAAAGGTCAATAA
- a CDS encoding TrkH family potassium uptake protein: protein MFAIKKILSKLTPAQLIVGYYFLAVSISTILLSLPVALKPGVEFKFMDALFTAVSAVSVTGLTVVSLPEVYNEVGYFILMFVLQFGGIGIMTLGTFFWLIVGKKIGLKERQLIMTDQNQSNLSGLVKLLIQIIQIFVVIEMIGALVLGIYFLNYFPSWQEAFLNGLFLAISATTNAGFDITGISMIPFKDDYFVQFITIILLTLGAIGFPVLIELKEFLSNKARTYKFHFSLFTKLTSVTFFSLIIGGTILIYLLEMNGFFKGKNWHESFFYSLFMSSNTRSGGLATMNVGDFSEPTLLLLSILMFIGASPSSVGGGIRTTTLAIMILFLWNFMRGRRSIKVFKREIHPDDIRKATAVMIMGSLLCIIAVFILSITENFTLMQIIFEVCSAFGSVGLSMGITPELSNTGKIVIMIIMFIGRVGITSLLYIIGHKEVTENFHYPKERVIIG from the coding sequence ATGTTTGCTATCAAAAAAATATTATCAAAGTTAACACCCGCTCAGCTTATCGTCGGTTATTACTTCTTGGCCGTAAGTATCTCGACCATACTGTTGAGTCTGCCTGTTGCTCTTAAGCCAGGCGTGGAATTTAAATTCATGGATGCATTATTCACAGCCGTAAGTGCAGTTAGTGTGACAGGTCTAACAGTTGTTAGTTTACCTGAAGTGTATAATGAGGTAGGCTATTTCATTCTAATGTTTGTTCTCCAATTTGGCGGTATTGGCATTATGACACTTGGAACGTTTTTCTGGTTGATTGTGGGTAAGAAAATCGGTTTGAAGGAAAGACAATTGATCATGACAGATCAAAACCAATCGAATCTTTCGGGGCTTGTTAAATTATTGATTCAAATCATTCAGATATTTGTCGTAATTGAAATGATTGGCGCTCTAGTTTTAGGCATTTACTTTCTGAATTATTTTCCAAGCTGGCAAGAGGCCTTTTTAAATGGCTTGTTCTTAGCCATAAGTGCCACCACGAATGCAGGTTTTGATATCACCGGTATTTCAATGATTCCATTTAAAGACGATTATTTTGTACAGTTCATCACGATCATCCTGCTTACCCTTGGAGCTATCGGGTTTCCTGTCTTGATTGAGTTGAAAGAGTTTTTATCCAATAAAGCCCGTACTTATAAGTTTCATTTTTCTTTGTTCACGAAGCTGACATCAGTCACTTTCTTTTCCCTTATCATTGGGGGAACGATCCTGATTTACTTGCTGGAAATGAACGGGTTTTTTAAAGGTAAGAACTGGCATGAATCTTTTTTTTATTCTCTTTTTATGTCATCGAATACGAGAAGTGGTGGCCTTGCAACGATGAATGTGGGCGATTTCTCGGAACCGACCCTTTTATTGCTGAGCATTTTGATGTTCATTGGAGCATCCCCAAGTTCAGTCGGGGGAGGGATACGGACAACGACTCTGGCCATCATGATTCTATTTTTATGGAATTTCATGAGGGGAAGGCGTTCCATTAAAGTGTTCAAGCGGGAGATTCATCCCGATGATATTCGAAAGGCGACAGCAGTTATGATCATGGGATCGCTCCTTTGCATAATCGCGGTCTTCATTTTATCGATTACTGAGAATTTTACTTTGATGCAAATCATTTTTGAAGTATGTTCGGCTTTTGGTTCAGTCGGTCTTTCGATGGGAATTACACCTGAACTCAGCAATACCGGTAAAATTGTCATTATGATCATTATGTTCATTGGCCGTGTCGGGATAACGTCCCTCCTGTATATCATTGGCCATAAAGAAGTTACGGAAAATTTCCATTACCCTAAAGAACGCGTCATCATTGGATAA
- a CDS encoding ATP-binding protein, which yields MKKYTGRFFVPALFFILILPYIGWLGHEERGFSAFSGIYVIVILTIAWCLGAIFDHNRKTIALLQDSEGRYRIISNYSKELINSFNEVVFLTDEKGKWLYLNPAWKSMSGATVNESLGLHFSKHMDNASYQDLLKTFEDSFHRGDKYFRADIKLNTKKGTSWVEAFVKLIYDDDGKFIGTAGILSEINERKHAEEKLVSLNEHLAITSSKLSTAAQLAAGIAHEVRNPMTAIMGFVKLIKDGGSEKQEYYDIIFSEINRIEQVLNELLLLSKPAEAVFLEKDLKESCNHVVTLLQTNAVLNNIQIHKNYDSEPIFMYFDENQIKQVLINMIKNSIESMPNGGNIFVGINEKNGEVFLSILDEGEGIPENSLQKVVEPFFTTKTSGTGLGLSVCFRIIEKHGGKVFITSELKKGTKIVCIFPTVQQRENSENEKVWMHGRE from the coding sequence TTGAAGAAATATACTGGAAGGTTCTTTGTCCCTGCCCTTTTCTTCATATTGATATTACCCTATATAGGGTGGCTTGGGCATGAAGAACGAGGATTTTCCGCCTTTTCAGGAATATATGTAATCGTAATTTTAACCATTGCCTGGTGTTTGGGTGCCATCTTCGATCATAACCGGAAAACGATTGCTTTGTTGCAGGATAGCGAAGGGCGTTATCGCATTATCTCCAATTATTCTAAAGAATTGATCAATAGCTTCAATGAAGTCGTTTTCCTAACGGATGAGAAAGGGAAATGGTTGTATTTAAACCCGGCCTGGAAATCGATGAGTGGTGCAACCGTGAATGAATCCCTGGGGCTTCACTTTTCCAAACATATGGATAACGCTTCTTATCAAGACCTATTAAAGACCTTTGAGGACTCCTTTCATCGAGGGGACAAATATTTTCGTGCGGACATAAAACTGAATACGAAAAAGGGAACAAGTTGGGTTGAAGCTTTCGTTAAACTAATTTACGATGACGATGGGAAATTCATCGGGACGGCGGGCATATTATCGGAGATCAATGAACGTAAACATGCTGAGGAAAAGCTTGTGAGCCTAAACGAACACCTGGCAATCACATCAAGCAAATTATCAACGGCAGCCCAACTTGCGGCAGGGATTGCACATGAGGTCAGGAATCCGATGACAGCGATAATGGGATTCGTGAAGTTGATTAAAGATGGCGGTTCCGAAAAGCAGGAATACTATGATATTATTTTTTCGGAAATAAATCGAATCGAGCAAGTGCTGAACGAACTCTTGCTGCTATCGAAACCTGCTGAGGCGGTTTTTCTTGAGAAGGATTTAAAGGAAAGCTGCAACCATGTCGTAACGCTGTTGCAGACAAATGCCGTACTGAACAATATTCAAATTCATAAAAATTATGATTCAGAACCTATTTTTATGTACTTTGATGAAAACCAAATCAAGCAAGTATTAATAAACATGATAAAAAATTCCATAGAATCGATGCCGAACGGCGGCAATATTTTTGTAGGCATAAATGAAAAAAATGGGGAAGTTTTTTTGAGCATTTTGGATGAAGGGGAGGGTATCCCGGAAAACTCCCTTCAAAAAGTAGTAGAACCATTTTTCACTACAAAAACATCAGGAACGGGATTGGGTCTTTCCGTTTGTTTTAGAATCATCGAAAAGCACGGCGGAAAGGTTTTCATCACAAGTGAACTGAAAAAAGGTACGAAAATAGTTTGTATCTTTCCAACCGTCCAACAAAGAGAAAATAGTGAGAACGAAAAGGTCTGGATGCATGGCCGCGAATGA